A part of Synechococcus sp. KORDI-49 genomic DNA contains:
- a CDS encoding alpha/beta hydrolase produces the protein MHHRIVLLHGWGADADDLRPVGDALADEHPSLLDVICLSAPEARPEASGRQWYDLFPPRWDRVPEAVALLRRRLLDLADSDHPLEKTVLMGFSQGGAMSLDSGCSLPLAGVISCSGYPHPDWQPPQHHPPVLLLHGSGDPVVPVTAMESIWERLQGDRRQRVTFQDGHTIPHAALLPMQNFLGSVL, from the coding sequence ATGCATCACCGCATCGTGCTGCTGCATGGCTGGGGAGCCGATGCCGATGATCTGCGTCCGGTTGGTGATGCTCTCGCAGACGAACATCCATCGCTGTTGGATGTGATCTGCCTCTCGGCACCGGAAGCCCGTCCCGAAGCATCAGGTCGTCAGTGGTACGACCTCTTCCCCCCGCGTTGGGACCGCGTGCCTGAGGCGGTGGCTCTCCTCCGCCGGCGTCTCCTCGATCTCGCCGACAGCGATCATCCCCTGGAGAAGACCGTCCTGATGGGATTTTCCCAGGGTGGTGCCATGAGCCTGGACAGCGGCTGCTCTCTGCCATTGGCAGGGGTGATCTCATGCAGTGGCTACCCGCATCCCGATTGGCAACCACCTCAACACCACCCTCCCGTTCTCCTGCTCCATGGCTCAGGGGATCCGGTGGTTCCCGTGACAGCCATGGAGTCGATCTGGGAACGGCTGCAGGGGGATCGCCGTCAGCGAGTCACATTCCAGGACGGTCACACGATTCCCCATGCCGCACTGCTGCCGATGCAGAACTTTCTCGGCAGCGTGCTCTGA
- the purH gene encoding bifunctional phosphoribosylaminoimidazolecarboxamide formyltransferase/IMP cyclohydrolase, whose protein sequence is MAPFALLSVSDKTGLVPLAEALHRRHGYELLSSGGTAKVIEEAGLPVNRVSEHTGAPEILGGRVKTLHPRVHGGILARRDDPAHQADLQQQNIPAIDLVVVNLYPFRETIAKPDVTWAMAIENIDIGGPAMVRAAAKNHADVAVLTSPDQYDRVLAAMDESRHGVPQDLRRQLALEAFQHTAAYDTAISRWMSGQVSHEGSPWLEAVPLRQTLRYGENPHQMACWYSHAKQGWGGAIQLQGKELSTNNLLDLEAALATVREFGYGSDGKHPAQQPAAVVVKHTNPCGVAVAAAVPLALTRALDGDRISAFGGIVAINGLVEAAAARELTSLFLECVVAPGFSPDAREILASKPNLRLLELSAAAVDAAGPDHVRSILGGLLVQDLDDRPCEPDTWTVATQRPPSIQEKRDLEFAWRLVRHVRSNAIVVARDGQSLGIGAGQMNRVGSARLALEAAGDKAAGSVLASDGFFPFDDTVRLAAEHGIAAVIHPGGSLRDAESIQACDELGMTMLLTGRRHFLH, encoded by the coding sequence ATGGCTCCTTTCGCTCTGCTGAGTGTCTCCGACAAGACCGGTCTGGTGCCTCTTGCTGAAGCTCTGCACCGCCGGCATGGCTACGAGCTGCTGTCCAGCGGTGGCACGGCCAAGGTGATTGAGGAGGCAGGACTGCCTGTTAATCGGGTTTCCGAGCACACCGGAGCACCGGAGATTCTCGGTGGGAGGGTGAAGACCCTGCATCCGCGTGTTCACGGAGGCATCCTGGCCAGGCGGGATGATCCCGCCCATCAGGCCGATCTCCAGCAGCAGAACATTCCTGCCATTGATCTGGTGGTGGTGAATCTCTATCCCTTCCGGGAAACGATCGCCAAGCCGGATGTCACCTGGGCGATGGCGATCGAGAACATCGACATCGGCGGTCCGGCCATGGTTCGTGCTGCTGCCAAGAATCATGCCGATGTGGCGGTTCTCACCAGCCCTGATCAGTACGACCGGGTGCTGGCTGCCATGGATGAAAGTCGACACGGTGTGCCGCAGGATCTGCGCCGACAGCTGGCTCTAGAAGCCTTTCAGCACACAGCCGCCTACGACACCGCCATCAGCCGCTGGATGTCAGGGCAGGTGTCCCATGAAGGGAGCCCCTGGCTCGAGGCTGTTCCCTTGAGGCAGACCCTTCGCTACGGCGAAAATCCGCATCAGATGGCTTGCTGGTACAGCCATGCGAAGCAGGGCTGGGGTGGTGCCATCCAGTTGCAGGGCAAGGAACTGAGCACCAACAACCTTCTGGACCTGGAAGCGGCCCTGGCCACGGTTCGGGAGTTCGGTTACGGCTCTGATGGCAAGCATCCGGCCCAGCAGCCCGCCGCCGTGGTTGTGAAGCACACCAATCCCTGTGGGGTGGCGGTGGCCGCCGCGGTGCCGCTGGCACTCACAAGGGCCCTCGATGGTGATCGCATCAGCGCGTTCGGGGGGATCGTCGCGATCAACGGGTTGGTGGAGGCTGCGGCTGCGCGCGAGCTCACCAGTCTGTTTCTGGAATGTGTCGTGGCCCCTGGCTTCAGTCCCGACGCACGGGAGATCCTGGCGTCGAAACCGAATCTTCGATTGCTGGAGCTGTCTGCCGCGGCCGTGGATGCTGCTGGCCCTGATCATGTCCGCAGCATTCTTGGCGGTCTGTTGGTTCAGGATCTGGACGATCGTCCCTGTGAGCCGGACACCTGGACCGTGGCCACGCAACGACCGCCCTCCATCCAGGAGAAAAGGGATCTGGAGTTCGCATGGCGCCTCGTGCGCCATGTGCGCTCCAATGCCATCGTCGTGGCCAGGGACGGCCAGAGCCTGGGGATCGGAGCCGGTCAGATGAATCGGGTGGGTTCCGCCCGACTCGCGCTGGAGGCCGCGGGGGACAAGGCCGCCGGCTCAGTACTGGCCAGCGATGGATTCTTCCCGTTTGACGACACCGTCCGTCTCGCTGCGGAGCATGGCATCGCGGCCGTGATTCATCCCGGCGGCAGTCTCAGGGATGCGGAGTCCATTCAGGCCTGTGATGAGCTCGGGATGACGATGCTGCTCACGGGACGCCGCCATTTTCTGCACTGA
- a CDS encoding DUF4079 domain-containing protein produces the protein MLATLPFSLNFVHPLTEWALLATGGWALYLGIKAKKTRTGTPEQRKELVPRKFAQRHYRWGSLLLAVMTLGTLGGMAVTYLNNGKLFVGPHLLVGLAMTGMIAIAASLSPLMQQGNLIARKAHVGLNMGVMTLFLWQAVSGMEIVNKIWSNR, from the coding sequence ATGCTGGCCACGCTTCCCTTCAGCCTGAACTTCGTGCATCCGCTCACGGAATGGGCCCTGCTCGCAACTGGTGGCTGGGCGCTGTACCTGGGTATCAAGGCCAAGAAGACCAGAACAGGCACACCCGAGCAGCGCAAGGAGCTGGTTCCACGCAAGTTCGCCCAGCGGCACTACCGCTGGGGCAGCCTGCTCCTCGCGGTGATGACGCTGGGCACCCTCGGCGGCATGGCGGTGACTTACCTCAACAACGGAAAACTGTTCGTAGGCCCCCATCTGCTTGTCGGACTGGCCATGACGGGGATGATCGCGATCGCAGCGTCGCTCTCGCCGCTGATGCAGCAAGGCAACCTGATCGCCCGCAAGGCTCATGTTGGATTGAACATGGGCGTGATGACGCTGTTTCTCTGGCAGGCCGTCAGCGGAATGGAGATCGTCAACAAGATCTGGTCCAACCGCTGA
- a CDS encoding DUF1997 domain-containing protein produces MLLLSHSDTDNLRQSADPQVRCYTSSFSDRMEMLAPTAVVADYLDRHEVWFERCAAPIQVKSLDQQSYGLTLGRFGNFGFEIEPTISLRLLPQDQLIYRIETTDLAWGDPSLRNHYEVDFQARMELKPWAEAEGMDPGLATAVSWDLDLSVWIRLPQVITVLPDGLVQSSGDHLLRQIVRQVSRRLTWKVQEDFHAQYSLKCPPRRRAAF; encoded by the coding sequence GTGCTGCTTTTGTCGCACTCCGACACAGACAATCTGCGTCAGTCGGCCGACCCCCAGGTCCGTTGCTACACCAGCAGCTTTTCCGACAGGATGGAGATGCTTGCTCCGACCGCCGTCGTGGCGGACTACCTGGACCGGCATGAGGTCTGGTTCGAGCGCTGCGCCGCACCGATCCAGGTGAAATCCCTCGACCAGCAGTCCTACGGACTGACTCTGGGACGCTTCGGCAATTTCGGCTTCGAGATCGAGCCCACCATCAGCCTCCGGCTGCTGCCCCAGGATCAGTTGATCTACCGGATCGAGACCACCGACCTGGCGTGGGGGGATCCGTCGCTCAGAAACCATTACGAAGTCGACTTCCAGGCGCGCATGGAGCTGAAACCCTGGGCGGAGGCCGAGGGCATGGATCCCGGTCTTGCCACCGCCGTGAGCTGGGATCTCGATCTCTCCGTCTGGATCCGGCTTCCGCAGGTCATCACCGTGCTTCCCGACGGACTGGTGCAATCGAGTGGCGATCATCTGCTGCGTCAGATCGTGCGGCAGGTCTCCCGTCGTCTGACCTGGAAAGTTCAGGAAGACTTTCACGCCCAGTACAGCCTGAAATGCCCGCCAAGACGGCGGGCAGCCTTCTGA
- a CDS encoding 4-hydroxy-3-methylbut-2-enyl diphosphate reductase — translation MDTHAFKRSLHHSERYNRRGFGRAEEVAESLEQAYQSGLIGTIRDNGYRLTHGRLTVRLAEAFGFCWGVERAVAMAYETRRHYPKERLWITNEIIHNPSVNDHLREMDVQFIPVEQGVKDFSGVTSGDVVILPAFGATVQEMQLLNERGCHIVDTTCPWVSKVWNTVEKHKKHTFTSVIHGKVKHEETLATSSFAGTYLVVLDLEEAQIVSDYILGKGNRNEFMERFAKACSPGFDPDQDLDRLGVANQTTMLKSETEEIGRLFERTMLSKYGPTHLNDHFLAFNTICDATQERQDAMFSLVDEPLDLMVVIGGFNSSNTTHLQEIAVSRGIRSFHIDTPDRLDAETNSIEHKPLSLDLCLNGDFLPAGPVTVGITSGASTPDRAVEEVIEKLMKLSET, via the coding sequence ATGGACACCCACGCCTTCAAGCGCTCACTGCACCACTCCGAGCGCTACAACCGGCGTGGCTTCGGTCGAGCCGAAGAGGTCGCCGAGAGTCTGGAACAGGCCTATCAGAGCGGCCTGATCGGAACGATCCGGGACAACGGCTACCGACTGACCCACGGGCGGCTCACCGTGCGTCTGGCCGAAGCCTTCGGTTTCTGCTGGGGCGTGGAGAGAGCCGTCGCCATGGCTTATGAGACGCGGCGTCACTACCCGAAGGAACGGTTGTGGATCACCAACGAGATCATCCACAACCCCTCCGTGAATGATCATCTGCGTGAGATGGATGTGCAGTTCATCCCCGTCGAGCAGGGAGTGAAGGATTTCTCCGGGGTGACCTCCGGTGACGTGGTGATCCTGCCGGCCTTCGGAGCGACGGTTCAGGAGATGCAACTGCTCAACGAGCGGGGCTGCCACATCGTCGACACCACGTGCCCCTGGGTCTCCAAGGTCTGGAACACGGTGGAAAAGCACAAGAAGCACACCTTCACCTCGGTTATTCACGGCAAGGTGAAGCACGAGGAAACCCTGGCCACGAGCTCTTTTGCCGGCACCTACCTCGTGGTGCTGGATCTGGAGGAAGCGCAGATTGTGTCCGACTACATCCTCGGCAAAGGCAATCGGAACGAGTTCATGGAGCGCTTCGCCAAGGCCTGCTCACCCGGTTTTGATCCAGACCAGGATCTCGACCGACTCGGCGTCGCCAACCAGACCACGATGCTGAAGAGCGAAACCGAAGAGATCGGACGACTGTTCGAGCGGACGATGCTCAGCAAATACGGTCCGACCCACCTGAACGACCACTTCCTGGCCTTCAACACCATCTGTGACGCCACCCAGGAGCGTCAGGACGCCATGTTCTCCCTGGTGGACGAACCCCTGGATCTGATGGTGGTGATCGGTGGCTTCAACTCGTCCAACACCACCCACCTGCAGGAAATCGCCGTCAGCAGGGGCATCCGCTCGTTCCACATCGACACACCCGATCGCCTCGACGCCGAGACCAACTCGATCGAACACAAACCCCTGTCGCTGGATCTGTGCCTGAACGGTGATTTCCTGCCGGCAGGCCCTGTCACCGTCGGCATCACCTCAGGAGCGTCGACACCCGATCGAGCCGTGGAAGAGGTGATCGAGAAACTGATGAAGCTCAGCGAGACCTGA
- a CDS encoding ammonium transporter, whose protein sequence is MTTAFQAPPKRRLKTLQEASLLEGPMLLLRSIRGFSSNRSLVWLACAPMALMGLGIFTFAAKAEELPELNAAFLANNLWLLVATILVIFMNAGFAMVEAGMCRQKNAVNILSKNLFVFALAVTAYWFIGYSLMYGDGDNGWLYFGGLFFDPTVSAETITDAGLVPTVDFLFQSAFAGTAATIVSGLVAERIKFGEFVIFALVLTAFIYPIAGSWQWNGGWLSEMGFIDFAGSSIVHSVGAWAGLVGAMLLGPRIGKYVGGKVQAIPGHNMSIATLGALILWIGWYGFNPGSQLAMDQWVPYVAVTTTLGAAGGAIGATVISTITSKKPDLTMIINGILAGLVSVTAGCGNLTLMGSWVAGAVGGIIVVFSVAALDSAGIDDPVGAFSVHGVCGVWGTLVIGLWGYDIQGDGSGLGLLVGGGINQLGIQAVGTAAYAIWTLVTCFIAWKVIGGLFGGIRVTEQEETEGLDIGEHGMEAYAGFSTINN, encoded by the coding sequence ATGACAACTGCCTTCCAGGCGCCGCCAAAGCGGCGCCTCAAGACACTTCAGGAGGCCAGCCTTCTGGAGGGCCCGATGCTCCTCCTTCGCAGCATCCGAGGCTTCAGCTCCAACCGTTCACTGGTTTGGTTGGCCTGTGCGCCAATGGCCCTGATGGGCCTCGGCATCTTCACCTTCGCCGCCAAAGCCGAAGAACTGCCCGAACTCAACGCAGCCTTCCTGGCCAACAACCTCTGGCTTCTGGTCGCCACGATTCTGGTGATCTTCATGAATGCCGGCTTCGCCATGGTGGAAGCCGGCATGTGCCGCCAAAAGAACGCCGTCAATATCCTGTCCAAGAACCTGTTCGTGTTCGCCCTCGCGGTAACCGCTTACTGGTTCATCGGTTACTCCCTGATGTACGGGGACGGTGACAACGGCTGGCTCTACTTCGGAGGTCTGTTCTTCGACCCCACCGTTTCAGCCGAGACGATCACCGATGCCGGACTGGTTCCGACCGTTGATTTCCTGTTCCAGTCGGCCTTCGCCGGCACTGCCGCCACAATCGTTTCCGGCCTCGTGGCGGAGCGCATCAAATTCGGCGAGTTCGTGATCTTCGCCCTGGTCCTGACGGCCTTCATCTACCCGATTGCCGGTTCCTGGCAATGGAACGGCGGCTGGCTGAGCGAAATGGGCTTCATCGATTTCGCTGGATCCTCCATCGTTCACTCCGTCGGTGCCTGGGCCGGTCTCGTCGGCGCCATGCTTCTCGGACCCCGGATCGGCAAATATGTCGGCGGGAAGGTGCAGGCCATCCCCGGCCACAACATGTCCATCGCCACCCTCGGCGCCCTGATTCTCTGGATCGGCTGGTACGGCTTCAACCCCGGTTCCCAGCTCGCCATGGACCAGTGGGTTCCCTACGTGGCTGTGACCACCACCCTCGGCGCTGCCGGCGGTGCGATCGGTGCCACGGTGATTTCCACGATCACCTCCAAGAAGCCTGATCTCACCATGATCATCAACGGCATCCTGGCTGGCCTGGTGAGTGTGACGGCCGGTTGCGGCAACCTCACCCTGATGGGTTCCTGGGTCGCCGGTGCCGTTGGCGGCATCATTGTGGTCTTCTCGGTTGCCGCTCTCGACTCAGCGGGCATCGATGACCCGGTTGGAGCGTTCTCCGTCCACGGCGTCTGCGGCGTCTGGGGCACCCTGGTGATCGGCCTCTGGGGCTACGACATCCAAGGCGACGGCTCTGGGCTCGGCCTGCTTGTCGGTGGAGGGATCAATCAGCTTGGTATCCAGGCTGTTGGAACCGCCGCCTACGCCATCTGGACTCTGGTGACCTGCTTCATCGCCTGGAAAGTCATCGGCGGACTGTTCGGGGGCATTCGCGTCACCGAACAGGAAGAAACCGAGGGTCTGGACATCGGCGAACACGGCATGGAGGCCTACGCAGGCTTCTCCACCATCAACAACTGA
- the sfsA gene encoding DNA/RNA nuclease SfsA, which produces MTGLPSRGDALLTFDALAEGQLIRRYKRFLADVELSDGQVVTAHCANTGPMTGVLIPGQRVRVRHAPSPKRKLAWTWEQAEVTGADGSPCWVGINTALPNRLIRATIEAGCLAEELGTIESIRAEVAYGKNRRSRIDLLLTPAADNPDQRPIYVEVKNTTWTDGTLALFPDTVTERGQKHLVELMDLLPEARAVLVPCLSRADVTSFAPGDAADPRYGDLFRQALDRGVDVLPCCFRFESNQIRWEGLRHLKPV; this is translated from the coding sequence ATGACCGGCCTTCCATCCCGCGGGGATGCCCTGCTCACTTTTGATGCCCTCGCAGAGGGCCAGCTGATCAGGCGTTACAAACGCTTTCTGGCCGATGTGGAACTCAGCGACGGGCAGGTGGTCACCGCCCACTGCGCCAACACGGGCCCGATGACCGGCGTGCTGATCCCAGGCCAACGGGTGCGGGTGCGGCATGCTCCCTCCCCGAAACGGAAGCTGGCCTGGACCTGGGAACAGGCGGAAGTGACCGGCGCCGATGGATCACCCTGCTGGGTCGGCATCAACACCGCCCTTCCCAACCGACTCATTCGAGCCACGATCGAGGCAGGTTGCCTTGCCGAAGAGCTCGGGACGATCGAGAGCATCCGAGCCGAAGTCGCCTATGGAAAAAATCGTCGCAGTCGCATCGACCTGCTGCTCACACCTGCGGCCGACAATCCGGATCAGCGGCCGATCTACGTCGAGGTGAAGAACACCACCTGGACCGATGGCACCCTGGCTCTCTTTCCGGACACGGTGACCGAACGGGGGCAGAAACACCTGGTGGAGCTGATGGACCTGCTGCCTGAAGCCCGCGCGGTGCTGGTGCCCTGTCTCAGTCGAGCCGATGTGACATCGTTCGCCCCGGGAGACGCGGCTGATCCTCGCTACGGCGACTTGTTCCGTCAGGCCCTTGACCGCGGGGTTGACGTCCTCCCCTGCTGTTTCCGTTTCGAATCGAACCAGATTCGGTGGGAAGGCTTGCGGCATCTCAAGCCAGTTTGA
- the murJ gene encoding murein biosynthesis integral membrane protein MurJ: protein MARSLKGIALVVTFGTLLSKVGGLVRQLVIAAAFGVGAAYDAYNYAYVLPGFLLILLGGINGPFHSAMVSVLSRRPRNESAHILAALNTSVSALLLLVTVLLVLAADPLITLVGPGLSPELHAIATVQLQVMAPMALLAGLIGLGFGSLNAVDEFWIPAISPLMSSAALILGVGLLWWQLGSAIALPAAAMTGGVVLAAATLVGALLQWLIQLPALIRQGLARFQLVWDWRHPGVREVWRVMGPATLSSGMLQINVFTDLFFASGIAGAAAGLGYANLLVQTPLGLISNALLVPLLPTFARLTAPEDRPQLIERIRQGLMLSTASMIPLGGLFIALGAPIVALVYERGAFDASAAQLVTGLLMAYGLGMPAYLGRDVLVRVFYALGDGTTPFRFSLAGIGLNVIFDWLLVGGPTPWGDQSPVNFGAPGLVLATVAINGITCLALLLVLQRRLQGLPLQSWGLDALKLSMAGLAAALPAWGLSAALSWPVGMSGLLLQVMVPGLLGLGLFALVGTTLGVREVRELVRSLIRRFRAR from the coding sequence ATGGCGCGCTCACTTAAGGGGATCGCACTGGTCGTCACCTTCGGCACGCTGCTCAGCAAGGTTGGCGGCCTGGTTCGACAGCTTGTGATCGCCGCTGCCTTCGGGGTTGGAGCGGCTTACGACGCCTACAACTACGCCTATGTGCTGCCGGGGTTCCTGCTGATTCTGCTGGGGGGAATCAACGGACCGTTTCACAGCGCCATGGTCAGTGTTCTCAGTCGCCGCCCCCGCAACGAAAGCGCCCACATCCTTGCGGCTCTGAACACCAGCGTCAGTGCGCTGCTGCTGCTGGTCACCGTTCTGCTCGTGCTGGCGGCGGATCCGCTGATCACCCTGGTTGGGCCTGGGTTGAGCCCGGAGCTGCATGCCATCGCGACGGTGCAGCTGCAGGTGATGGCGCCGATGGCGTTGCTGGCCGGCCTGATCGGTCTGGGTTTCGGGTCGCTCAATGCAGTGGATGAGTTCTGGATCCCGGCGATCTCGCCCCTGATGTCGAGTGCGGCGCTGATCCTGGGTGTCGGTCTGCTCTGGTGGCAGCTGGGCAGTGCCATCGCGCTGCCGGCCGCAGCCATGACCGGGGGTGTGGTGCTGGCGGCTGCAACCCTGGTCGGCGCGCTGCTGCAGTGGCTGATCCAGCTGCCGGCTCTGATCCGTCAGGGACTCGCCCGCTTCCAGCTGGTCTGGGACTGGCGCCATCCCGGCGTGCGCGAGGTGTGGAGGGTGATGGGGCCGGCGACCCTCTCATCGGGCATGTTGCAGATCAATGTGTTCACCGATCTGTTCTTCGCCTCCGGGATCGCAGGTGCGGCCGCGGGTCTCGGTTACGCGAATCTTCTTGTGCAGACGCCGCTGGGCCTGATCTCAAACGCTCTGCTGGTGCCGCTGTTGCCGACCTTCGCGCGTCTCACCGCCCCTGAAGATCGCCCTCAGTTGATCGAGCGGATCCGCCAGGGGCTGATGCTGTCCACCGCTTCGATGATTCCTCTGGGTGGTCTGTTCATCGCCCTGGGTGCTCCCATCGTCGCGCTCGTCTATGAGCGCGGAGCCTTCGATGCTTCCGCGGCTCAGCTGGTCACGGGGCTGCTGATGGCCTATGGCCTGGGAATGCCGGCCTATCTCGGTCGGGATGTTCTGGTGCGGGTGTTCTATGCCCTCGGCGATGGCACCACGCCGTTCCGTTTTTCGCTGGCGGGCATCGGTCTCAACGTGATCTTCGACTGGCTGCTCGTCGGAGGGCCGACCCCGTGGGGCGACCAATCCCCCGTGAATTTCGGGGCACCAGGCCTGGTGCTGGCGACGGTCGCCATCAACGGAATCACCTGTTTGGCTCTGCTGCTGGTGTTGCAACGGCGTCTCCAGGGGTTGCCGCTGCAGAGCTGGGGTCTGGACGCGCTGAAGCTGTCGATGGCCGGCTTGGCGGCGGCACTTCCGGCCTGGGGGCTCTCCGCCGCTCTGAGCTGGCCCGTGGGGATGTCGGGCCTGCTTCTGCAGGTGATGGTTCCAGGCCTGCTGGGACTTGGACTGTTCGCGCTGGTGGGAACGACTCTCGGTGTCCGGGAGGTGCGTGAACTGGTTCGGAGCCTGATCCGCCGGTTCAGGGCTCGCTGA
- a CDS encoding DUF3181 family protein translates to MSLSAADLQDLQATLADRLYVQISGWHLHLGDAELAGPLAIECSALVDQGAAVAARRAVEAVKVQIAGGASQLPLARLLPPAQLRELEEILEPYCR, encoded by the coding sequence ATGTCGCTCTCAGCCGCCGATCTGCAAGATCTGCAGGCCACACTTGCTGATCGTCTGTACGTCCAGATCAGTGGATGGCATCTCCACCTGGGGGACGCCGAACTGGCCGGACCACTGGCGATCGAATGCAGCGCTCTGGTGGACCAGGGAGCAGCGGTGGCGGCTCGTCGAGCCGTGGAAGCCGTGAAAGTGCAGATCGCCGGTGGAGCCAGCCAGCTTCCGCTCGCCCGGTTGCTCCCTCCGGCACAACTTCGTGAACTTGAGGAGATTCTGGAGCCCTACTGCCGATAA